A section of the Cuniculiplasma divulgatum genome encodes:
- a CDS encoding helix-turn-helix domain-containing protein, giving the protein MAYSKSDEIVEITSPKKDSCPIVEAIKEIGGEWRLIVIRYLNDGPMGFNDLLKSIEGLNSKTLSSTLKYLEAHGIVTREVESTRPFRVRYDLTEKGKSLKYSLEDLKRWGQQWIMKKADMPQNGQLP; this is encoded by the coding sequence ATGGCATACAGTAAATCAGATGAAATAGTTGAAATAACTTCCCCAAAGAAAGATAGTTGTCCCATTGTTGAAGCAATCAAGGAGATAGGGGGCGAGTGGCGACTCATAGTCATACGCTACCTTAATGACGGCCCCATGGGATTCAATGATCTCCTGAAGAGCATAGAAGGGCTGAACTCCAAGACGCTTTCATCCACACTGAAGTACCTTGAGGCACACGGGATTGTCACCAGGGAGGTAGAGAGCACCAGGCCCTTCAGGGTGCGGTACGATCTCACAGAGAAGGGCAAATCGCTCAAGTATTCCCTTGAGGATCTAAAGCGGTGGGGCCAGCAGTGGATCATGAAAAAGGCAGACATGCCGCAGAATGGCCAGCTGCCATGA
- a CDS encoding YceI family protein has translation MEEKTWLVDKVHSSIEFSIRHMMISTVRGKFKEFDGEIRGNPDDFSTLKAHFTIKVASIDTGTADRDNHLRSDEILAMDKYPTVEYTVKKVTGSADEVKITGDLRIKAITKEVVFKGEYGGKIKDPYGNDRFGLTASATINRGDFDVKWNMALEGGGLMLGDKVNLYLQLEAYSPVAQKQEAASQ, from the coding sequence ATGGAAGAGAAGACATGGCTTGTGGACAAAGTTCATTCAAGCATAGAGTTCAGCATAAGGCACATGATGATTTCAACGGTAAGAGGCAAGTTCAAGGAATTCGACGGCGAGATAAGGGGAAACCCGGATGACTTCTCAACCCTGAAGGCCCATTTCACAATAAAGGTTGCCAGCATTGACACGGGTACCGCGGACAGGGACAACCACCTCAGGTCCGATGAGATACTTGCCATGGATAAGTACCCCACTGTTGAGTACACCGTGAAGAAAGTTACTGGATCTGCGGATGAAGTTAAGATCACCGGCGATCTCAGGATCAAGGCCATAACAAAGGAAGTTGTGTTCAAGGGAGAATACGGCGGCAAGATAAAGGACCCCTATGGAAACGACAGGTTTGGGCTCACTGCCTCCGCAACAATCAACAGGGGAGATTTCGACGTGAAATGGAACATGGCCCTTGAGGGTGGCGGACTCATGCTTGGCGACAAGGTGAATCTTTACCTCCAGCTTGAGGCCTACAGCCCGGTTGCCCAGAAGCAGGAAGCTGCTTCACAGTAA
- a CDS encoding amidohydrolase, translated as MAISHKELNDYIISKRRYFHENPELSFQESSTVAYLKKELESMGLNVTEVPKGGIFADLVGGRPGNSVAVRADIDALPVTEENDLPYVSRNRGVMHACGHDAHMAMLLGVVRMAVARKNELSGKIRFMFQRAEERPPGGAVSLISGGVLNGMDFVIGQHVMSTIPAGKVALFPREAMANADEFTIRIHGKGGHGSAPHETVDALMISALYIAEAQTIVSRMIDPQEAGVVTFGTINSGYRYNIIAAHSEMTGTVRTFSEGVRKTIRESLEKLLSRICEAYGATYEFHYEEGYPAVINSPQVTDIIGKAAEEILGKSALLYPKPSMGGEDFAYYLQKIPGAFYFLGVGNQEKGITSPQHSPTYNVDEDALLNGSSLLLRAVEKLTSLQKQ; from the coding sequence ATGGCGATTTCTCATAAGGAACTGAATGATTACATTATCTCCAAACGCAGGTATTTTCACGAAAATCCTGAACTGAGTTTCCAGGAATCCAGTACAGTTGCATATCTGAAAAAGGAACTTGAGAGTATGGGTTTAAATGTCACCGAGGTCCCAAAGGGAGGGATATTTGCTGACCTGGTGGGTGGGAGACCGGGGAACAGTGTTGCCGTCAGGGCTGACATTGATGCGCTTCCAGTAACGGAGGAGAATGATCTTCCGTACGTGTCAAGGAACAGGGGCGTAATGCATGCCTGCGGACACGACGCGCACATGGCCATGCTCCTGGGCGTGGTTCGCATGGCTGTGGCCAGGAAGAATGAGCTCAGCGGAAAGATAAGGTTCATGTTCCAGAGGGCAGAGGAAAGGCCACCAGGAGGAGCGGTTTCGCTTATTTCAGGTGGGGTCCTGAACGGCATGGACTTCGTCATAGGCCAGCACGTGATGTCCACAATTCCTGCAGGAAAGGTAGCGCTCTTTCCAAGGGAAGCAATGGCCAATGCCGATGAGTTCACAATAAGGATACATGGGAAAGGGGGTCACGGTTCAGCCCCCCATGAGACCGTTGACGCCCTGATGATTTCAGCGCTGTATATTGCCGAGGCGCAAACCATCGTATCCCGTATGATAGATCCGCAGGAAGCCGGTGTGGTGACATTTGGAACCATAAATTCCGGATACAGGTACAACATAATAGCGGCACACTCCGAGATGACCGGCACAGTTCGCACATTCTCCGAGGGCGTGAGGAAGACCATCAGGGAGAGCCTTGAAAAGCTGCTGTCAAGGATATGCGAGGCCTATGGCGCCACATATGAGTTCCACTATGAGGAAGGATATCCAGCCGTCATTAACAGCCCACAGGTCACGGACATAATCGGGAAGGCAGCCGAAGAGATCCTGGGCAAATCCGCCCTTCTTTACCCGAAGCCAAGCATGGGCGGGGAGGACTTTGCTTACTATCTCCAGAAAATTCCGGGTGCCTTCTATTTCCTTGGGGTCGGAAACCAGGAGAAAGGGATCACCAGCCCGCAGCACAGCCCAACATACAATGTGGATGAGGATGCCCTCCTGAACGGGTCCAGTTTACTGCTGAGGGCAGTAGAGAAGCTGACGTCTCTGCAGAAACAGTAA
- a CDS encoding FAD/NAD(P)-binding oxidoreductase, which produces MGNGRTNVLVLGDGAAGIIISNKLRLLTDRERVSISIVGNTPLHYFKPDGIHIPLNLKNYRDSVKPTAFVINPGIEYIRDMATHIDPENRKVTLLGGKTLDYDILIVATGNRFAPDEIPGYRGSANHFYDLPSAIDLRDQLRKFKGGKIVIGQASIPIQCPPAPYEFTFQLEDYLRTRGIRDKTQIDYVYPLNRVFTIANVSDEVQRLFDEKNINYHTLFNVESIDQEKKQVNSLEGETVDYDLLVMIPPHRGQRFITESGLADESGYIDVDRHKLNYKDHDDLFAIGDATNLPISKAGATAHFESEYLANRLAYETSGHVYDESYNGEVACTTVTGEGTAMTLYFSYNKPPRAWYESKFDYLLKWTSADTYFTAMLRGIM; this is translated from the coding sequence ATGGGCAATGGCAGGACGAACGTTCTGGTGCTTGGTGATGGTGCTGCAGGCATCATCATCTCAAACAAGCTGAGGCTTCTCACGGACCGTGAAAGGGTATCTATTTCCATTGTGGGGAACACCCCGCTCCACTACTTCAAGCCTGATGGGATCCACATCCCGCTGAACCTGAAGAATTACAGGGACAGTGTCAAGCCAACGGCATTTGTCATAAACCCCGGCATAGAATATATTAGGGACATGGCCACACATATTGATCCTGAGAACCGGAAGGTAACCCTTCTTGGTGGAAAGACCCTGGACTACGATATACTCATAGTGGCAACGGGAAACAGGTTTGCCCCGGATGAAATTCCAGGCTACAGGGGAAGCGCAAACCACTTCTACGACCTGCCAAGTGCCATTGACCTCAGGGATCAGCTCAGGAAATTCAAGGGCGGAAAGATAGTAATCGGGCAGGCAAGCATCCCCATACAGTGCCCTCCTGCACCCTATGAGTTCACGTTCCAGCTGGAGGACTATCTCAGGACAAGGGGTATCAGGGACAAGACCCAGATAGATTATGTGTATCCGCTGAACAGGGTGTTCACCATAGCTAATGTCTCGGACGAGGTCCAGAGGCTCTTCGATGAGAAGAACATCAATTACCACACGCTGTTCAATGTGGAGAGCATTGACCAGGAGAAGAAGCAGGTAAACTCCCTTGAAGGAGAGACCGTGGACTATGATCTGCTGGTGATGATACCCCCACACAGGGGACAGCGCTTCATAACAGAATCAGGGCTTGCCGATGAATCAGGCTATATTGACGTTGACAGGCACAAGCTGAACTACAAGGATCACGACGATCTGTTCGCAATCGGGGATGCCACAAACCTGCCCATCTCAAAGGCAGGTGCAACAGCCCACTTTGAATCTGAGTACCTGGCAAACAGGCTGGCATATGAAACTTCAGGGCATGTGTACGATGAATCATACAACGGCGAAGTTGCATGCACAACAGTGACCGGGGAAGGGACGGCAATGACCCTCTACTTCTCATACAACAAGCCTCCAAGGGCATGGTATGAGAGCAAATTTGACTACCTCCTGAAGTGGACCTCGGCAGATACGTATTTCACGGCAATGCTAAGGGGGATAATGTGA
- a CDS encoding sulfurtransferase TusA family protein, with product MAEEIKPDKVVDARGSFCPGPLMEMIKAYKQAKVGDVISVYSTDSGTKKDATAWINKSGNQLIGVFDRNGYYEIEMKKVK from the coding sequence ATGGCAGAAGAAATTAAACCTGACAAGGTTGTGGATGCAAGGGGAAGTTTCTGCCCCGGACCACTCATGGAAATGATAAAGGCATACAAGCAGGCCAAAGTAGGTGATGTAATATCCGTATACTCCACGGACAGCGGCACCAAGAAAGATGCCACAGCCTGGATAAACAAATCCGGAAACCAGCTCATAGGTGTATTCGATCGGAACGGATATTACGAGATCGAAATGAAAAAGGTAAAGTGA
- a CDS encoding DsrE/DsrF/DrsH-like family protein — MVDKASIVLASGTVDKLMAGSIIVSGAVANGMEVNVFVTFWALMEMRKNAGENTKLGVEGKGMEKQLFSIMKEKKVPSWKDTLKQAMEVGDVHVYGCAMFADLMGIGKDDLDPMIEEVIGVSQFVDMAKDSKMTLFI; from the coding sequence ATGGTTGACAAGGCATCTATAGTTCTGGCATCAGGGACTGTGGACAAACTGATGGCAGGATCCATAATAGTCTCCGGAGCCGTGGCCAATGGGATGGAGGTCAATGTTTTTGTGACTTTCTGGGCACTCATGGAGATGAGGAAGAATGCCGGCGAGAACACGAAGCTGGGCGTTGAAGGCAAGGGAATGGAGAAACAGCTTTTCAGCATAATGAAGGAGAAGAAAGTCCCGTCGTGGAAGGATACCCTGAAACAGGCCATGGAAGTCGGTGACGTTCATGTGTACGGCTGCGCAATGTTTGCTGACCTGATGGGAATCGGAAAAGATGACCTGGACCCAATGATCGAGGAAGTCATAGGTGTTTCCCAGTTCGTAGACATGGCAAAGGATTCCAAGATGACCCTGTTTATCTGA
- a CDS encoding nucleotidyltransferase family protein, with protein sequence MKVCAAVLASGMGTRFGGDKISALMGGKQVVCYAVDDLVAAGLEEIMLVVRPETVAERLACNGEAKIVRNAHYREGMASSIRTAVNNAGNGCDGLLLVNGDMPLFGQARYREMVAIFLNNPDCIVAATVSGVRRNPAIFPASMMKELLGLKGEDGGRKLLASYSGNVVEYAVGSITAVMDIDTPQDLEKANSILRNQGKRT encoded by the coding sequence GTGAAAGTATGTGCGGCAGTTCTGGCATCGGGAATGGGCACAAGGTTCGGAGGAGACAAGATATCTGCCCTGATGGGAGGAAAGCAGGTTGTATGCTATGCCGTAGACGACCTGGTAGCTGCTGGGCTGGAAGAGATCATGCTGGTTGTGCGCCCTGAAACAGTGGCTGAAAGGCTGGCCTGCAATGGTGAAGCAAAAATTGTCAGGAATGCACATTACCGGGAAGGCATGGCTTCCTCCATAAGGACTGCAGTCAACAATGCAGGAAATGGCTGTGACGGATTGCTTCTTGTGAATGGCGATATGCCATTATTCGGCCAGGCCAGGTACAGGGAAATGGTGGCAATATTCTTGAACAATCCGGATTGCATAGTGGCTGCCACAGTTTCCGGTGTAAGGAGAAATCCTGCCATCTTCCCCGCTTCAATGATGAAGGAGCTGCTTGGGCTAAAGGGAGAGGATGGCGGGAGAAAGCTTCTTGCCTCATATTCCGGGAATGTCGTGGAATATGCGGTAGGTTCCATCACAGCGGTCATGGATATTGACACGCCGCAGGACCTGGAAAAGGCAAATTCAATATTAAGAAATCAGGGCAAGCGCACCTGA
- a CDS encoding XdhC/CoxI family protein translates to METIGYAEEMHRLISQNMTFVTATVVKTDGSSLAKPGFKVIVHNGEIIYGTLGGACPDSVILDAAEQVLSTGVPRTIRIHLEESGKGLEAIVSRKLPDEVYVETFCGGTIEVFLEAYRPRDRLIIIGQGGKDDIEDSLAGLGKLCDFQVTVIDHAPSLTNKPDTLITHLDFNLRDLNISRGDYVVILTKGDRDIPTLRSLADTEASYVGLMASRKRAKHDFDELRKLGIDENFLAAVHTPIGLDLGAISPPEIAVSIIAEIIRVRRNGASAEQHAEKATEKKAKTI, encoded by the coding sequence ATGGAGACCATAGGGTATGCAGAGGAAATGCACAGACTCATATCGCAGAACATGACTTTTGTCACTGCAACTGTGGTGAAAACTGATGGATCGTCACTTGCCAAGCCTGGATTCAAGGTCATTGTCCACAATGGTGAGATAATTTACGGGACACTTGGAGGGGCATGTCCCGATTCTGTTATCCTGGATGCGGCTGAACAGGTTCTTTCAACAGGCGTCCCAAGGACAATAAGGATTCACCTTGAGGAATCCGGGAAGGGTCTTGAAGCCATTGTCTCAAGGAAATTGCCGGATGAAGTCTATGTGGAGACATTCTGCGGAGGCACAATTGAAGTGTTCCTGGAGGCGTACAGGCCTCGCGACAGGCTCATAATAATCGGGCAGGGCGGGAAGGATGACATAGAGGATTCGCTGGCAGGCCTGGGAAAACTTTGTGATTTCCAGGTGACCGTGATCGATCATGCACCATCCCTGACAAATAAACCGGACACACTCATCACCCATCTGGACTTCAACCTGCGTGACCTGAACATATCAAGAGGAGATTACGTGGTGATTCTCACCAAGGGAGATCGTGATATACCTACGCTCCGGAGCCTGGCTGACACTGAAGCGTCATATGTTGGCCTTATGGCCAGCAGGAAGCGAGCGAAGCATGACTTTGATGAACTGCGGAAGCTGGGCATAGATGAGAATTTCCTTGCAGCTGTGCACACACCCATCGGTCTGGATTTAGGAGCAATTTCACCGCCGGAGATCGCAGTGAGCATAATTGCAGAGATCATAAGGGTCAGGAGGAATGGAGCCTCTGCTGAACAACATGCTGAAAAAGCGACTGAAAAAAAGGCTAAGACAATATAA